In Pseudomonadota bacterium, a single genomic region encodes these proteins:
- a CDS encoding TRAP transporter large permease, with product METSYIIIALCLIGCLASTIPVFMSLFFTSIVGFYFFSGMPVMMMAQTLFRSMDNFALVVVLFFILCGNIMTSGSIVDKLIKVANSVVGFFPGGLAMAGVLACGMFGAISGSTVATVVAIGGFMIPALMDNQYDEQFSVGIMTTSPILGIIIPPSISMILYSMVSNDSLAALFMTGFIPGFLIIVSFSIYSYFYCKNRDFKRMPPPTFKELIAVLKEGFWSLMLPVLIFGGIFSGVFTANEAAVVACVYAFIVELFIHRDMKFGDVKKVVVSSAVTSATLLIIVAGASAFGRYLTLEQIPALITDAVVSNIDSPWVFLMVVNIMLLIVGMFMDIISATLILAPILLPILPEFGISSLHFGLLMTVNLGIGYCTPPLGVSLYITGALVNRGLIYVTRAVMPFLAIQIVVLLLLTYWPDLVLFLPSLFYN from the coding sequence ATGGAAACCAGTTACATTATTATTGCATTATGCCTGATTGGCTGTCTGGCCTCGACGATTCCGGTATTCATGTCGTTATTTTTTACCAGTATTGTCGGTTTTTATTTCTTTTCCGGCATGCCGGTTATGATGATGGCGCAAACTTTATTCCGCAGTATGGATAATTTTGCCTTGGTGGTGGTATTGTTTTTTATCCTCTGTGGCAATATCATGACTTCCGGGTCCATTGTCGATAAACTGATAAAAGTAGCTAATTCGGTGGTGGGTTTTTTCCCTGGTGGTTTGGCGATGGCCGGGGTGCTGGCCTGCGGTATGTTTGGTGCCATTTCCGGTTCAACGGTGGCCACCGTGGTTGCTATCGGTGGATTTATGATCCCGGCCCTGATGGATAACCAGTATGATGAACAGTTCAGTGTCGGGATAATGACGACATCGCCTATTCTGGGGATTATCATCCCCCCCAGTATTTCCATGATTCTCTATTCAATGGTCAGCAACGATTCATTGGCGGCCCTGTTTATGACCGGTTTTATACCCGGTTTCCTGATTATTGTCAGTTTTTCGATCTACTCGTATTTTTACTGTAAGAATCGTGATTTTAAACGTATGCCGCCACCAACCTTCAAGGAACTGATCGCGGTTTTAAAAGAGGGATTCTGGTCCTTGATGTTGCCGGTATTGATTTTCGGGGGGATTTTTTCCGGAGTTTTTACTGCCAATGAGGCCGCGGTAGTGGCTTGTGTTTATGCTTTTATTGTCGAGCTGTTTATCCACCGGGATATGAAATTTGGTGATGTGAAGAAGGTCGTTGTATCTTCAGCCGTAACTTCTGCAACCCTCCTGATTATTGTTGCCGGGGCTTCAGCTTTTGGTCGTTATTTAACCCTTGAACAGATTCCGGCGCTGATAACCGACGCGGTGGTATCGAATATCGATTCCCCCTGGGTATTCCTGATGGTGGTTAATATCATGCTGCTGATTGTCGGCATGTTTATGGATATCATCTCGGCTACTCTGATCCTGGCACCTATCCTGCTGCCCATTTTGCCGGAATTCGGGATCAGTTCCCTGCATTTTGGTTTGCTGATGACTGTTAATCTGGGGATTGGCTATTGCACACCGCCACTGGGAGTCAGTCTCTATATAACCGGCGCCCTGGTAAATCGCGGCCTCATTTATGTTACCAGGGCGGTGATGCCTTTTTTGGCTATCCAAATAGTGGTATTATTGTTGCTTACCTACTGGCCTGATCTGGTGCTGTTTTTGCCGTCATTATTTTATAAC